A single genomic interval of Lewinellaceae bacterium harbors:
- a CDS encoding type III pantothenate kinase gives MNLLVIDIGNSNIVVGQCLDDRWKNIWRLPSHVEDPLPYFDWQLQNLFLEAGVRPDKLDMVLISSVVPDLTPVFKEVAIRLNAREPMIMGPDLFPALDLRIARPNEIGADLVCNALAVADRFQTHSIVVDFGTALTLTSVTADREILGVAIAPGVKTAMNALFKATAKLPEVPAVWPQSVIGKDTIHAIQSGVMRGYVGLIRHLVEETRMEMRSQAITIATGGLAHTMLDLKGYFDHEIPHLTLDGLVCAWKRINQ, from the coding sequence ATGAATTTACTTGTAATTGATATTGGCAATTCAAACATAGTAGTCGGACAGTGCCTGGATGATCGCTGGAAGAATATATGGCGTCTGCCATCGCATGTGGAGGATCCGTTGCCCTATTTTGATTGGCAATTACAAAATTTGTTCCTGGAAGCAGGCGTTCGGCCGGATAAACTCGACATGGTCTTGATCAGCAGTGTGGTTCCCGATCTGACGCCGGTATTTAAAGAGGTGGCCATCAGGTTAAATGCAAGGGAACCGATGATTATGGGGCCCGATCTCTTTCCGGCGCTGGATTTAAGGATTGCCAGGCCTAACGAGATCGGCGCGGACCTGGTTTGTAATGCCCTGGCAGTTGCCGACCGATTCCAAACCCATTCAATCGTGGTCGATTTCGGTACTGCTTTAACGCTTACATCCGTGACGGCAGACCGCGAGATCCTGGGAGTTGCGATTGCACCTGGTGTCAAGACGGCCATGAATGCGCTTTTCAAGGCAACAGCCAAACTGCCCGAAGTCCCTGCTGTCTGGCCCCAGTCCGTGATCGGCAAAGATACCATCCATGCCATCCAGAGCGGAGTCATGCGCGGATATGTCGGGCTGATCCGGCATCTGGTGGAAGAAACCAGAATGGAAATGAGAAGTCAGGCCATCACCATTGCTACCGGCGGGCTGGCGCATACCATGCTTGATTTAAAAGGATACTTTGACCATGAAATACCGCACCTGACCCTCGATGGATTGGTTTGTGCCTGGAAGCGGATTAACCAGTAA
- a CDS encoding metallophosphoesterase family protein, whose amino-acid sequence MKIGLLSDTHGLLDPEFYSLFAACDEVWHAGDIGSLEIVDALQSFKPLRAVYGNIDDHLMRRTLPEDLLFTIDGVKVFMTHIAGKPGSYNQRVRAICMEEKPQVIVCGHSHILRVVYVDRFKHLYLNPGASGHHGFHPIRTALRFDIQNGRIENMEVIELGQRGRTKSA is encoded by the coding sequence ATGAAGATTGGTCTGTTATCCGATACACATGGTTTGCTTGATCCGGAATTTTACAGTCTGTTTGCTGCCTGTGATGAGGTATGGCATGCGGGTGATATTGGATCTCTGGAGATCGTTGATGCCTTGCAATCCTTTAAACCGTTACGTGCAGTATACGGTAATATCGACGATCACCTCATGCGCCGAACGTTACCTGAAGATCTGTTATTTACGATTGATGGGGTAAAAGTGTTTATGACACATATCGCCGGCAAGCCCGGATCATACAATCAACGGGTGAGAGCAATCTGTATGGAAGAAAAGCCCCAGGTGATCGTCTGTGGACATTCCCATATCCTTCGCGTTGTCTATGTGGATCGATTTAAGCATCTTTACCTCAACCCGGGTGCTAGTGGCCATCATGGATTTCACCCCATCCGTACCGCATTGCGTTTCGACATCCAAAATGGGCGGATTGAAAATATGGAAGTCATTGAATTGGGTCAACGCGGCCGGACTAAATCTGCATAG
- a CDS encoding zinc-binding dehydrogenase: MLAAVLHGINQKIVLEDRPPLIPAAGHSVVKVQFAALNHRDLWIQQGQYAGLKYPIVLGSDGMGIFEGKKVIIQPGMDWGDHEAFQSRNYRILGLPDDGTFATEVHIPTSNIFTKPEHLSDEEAAALPLAGLTAFRAVFIKAQVEPGDSVLITGIGGGVATLAMQIALAAGADVYVTSGSNEKIQQAMALGAKGGVNYHDTTWPQTLKKLSGGIHKVIDGAAGRSLGLAIECLLPGGVAVNYGGTTGPIEIIPQRLFWNQATLKGTTMGSNRDFAAMLEFVDEHRIRPIVARVFPFDQVNEAFAYLKNTSQFGKVVLSLPTA, translated from the coding sequence ATGTTGGCAGCCGTACTACATGGAATTAATCAGAAAATAGTTCTAGAGGACCGGCCTCCGTTAATCCCGGCAGCTGGTCATTCTGTCGTAAAAGTACAATTCGCTGCCCTGAACCATCGTGATTTATGGATACAGCAAGGACAGTATGCCGGGCTGAAATACCCCATTGTCCTGGGTTCAGATGGGATGGGTATATTTGAAGGGAAAAAGGTGATTATTCAGCCGGGTATGGACTGGGGCGACCATGAAGCTTTTCAGTCACGAAATTACCGGATCCTCGGACTACCAGACGACGGAACGTTTGCCACCGAAGTTCACATCCCCACCTCCAATATCTTCACCAAGCCGGAGCATTTGAGTGATGAAGAAGCGGCCGCATTGCCACTGGCCGGTTTGACTGCCTTCCGGGCTGTATTCATCAAAGCCCAGGTCGAGCCCGGAGATTCTGTGCTGATCACCGGCATTGGTGGTGGTGTCGCTACGCTGGCGATGCAGATAGCTCTGGCAGCAGGTGCCGACGTTTACGTAACATCCGGGAGTAATGAAAAAATACAACAAGCTATGGCTCTGGGCGCCAAAGGAGGAGTCAACTACCATGATACCACCTGGCCCCAAACACTCAAGAAGCTAAGTGGTGGCATCCATAAGGTTATTGACGGAGCTGCTGGACGGAGCCTGGGCCTGGCAATTGAATGCCTGCTGCCAGGCGGTGTAGCCGTCAACTATGGGGGGACGACAGGCCCGATCGAGATCATTCCCCAACGGCTTTTCTGGAATCAGGCAACGCTTAAAGGTACCACCATGGGTTCCAACCGTGATTTTGCTGCCATGCTGGAGTTTGTGGACGAACATCGCATCCGTCCTATTGTTGCCAGGGTTTTTCCATTTGATCAGGTTAATGAAGCATTTGCTTACCTGAAAAATACTTCCCAATTTGGTAAAGTGGTCTTATCCTTGCCTACAGCATGA
- a CDS encoding sodium:solute symporter family protein — protein MSVIQIAIILGFILLILFIGVWAARKNPGQGDLILSNRQLPLWLALFTMSATWIGGGYINGTAEYTASAGLVWVQAPWCYALSLIIGGVFYARPMRRKAYQTMLDPLEERFGQRITGVLFIPALLGEVCWAAAILTALGTTFSVIMDLPYNQAMIASGILVLIYTSLGGLWSVAVTDLVQLIFILGGLILVLPFAFHQAGGWKTVDQNYLEHMGSAAKFFPNRSNVGPLIGYWLDSGLLLIFGGIPWQVYFQRVLAAKNEEVAMRLSIGAGFICLLAAIPAILIGMIANTTDWSIFGVQFNNPSLSLPLVIRYLTPSWVAVVGLGAILAAVTSSMDSSMLSASSMFSWNILKPLSRKPVSINKSVRISIWVIGLVTVFIALKVDSIYALWFLCSDLVYCLLFPALTLALFDPKTNRHGIVAGLIVSLIIRSSGGEPLLHIDSWYPYTHSADGIILWPFKSTATIANFLVAMSVSRMLHRTNNASVTA, from the coding sequence ATGTCCGTTATACAGATCGCCATCATCCTCGGTTTTATTCTGCTCATCTTGTTCATCGGAGTCTGGGCAGCCCGTAAAAATCCCGGTCAAGGGGATTTAATCCTGAGCAACCGTCAATTGCCCTTGTGGCTGGCTTTGTTTACCATGAGTGCAACATGGATCGGTGGTGGATATATCAATGGTACTGCCGAATACACCGCATCGGCAGGCCTGGTATGGGTTCAGGCACCCTGGTGTTATGCGCTCAGTCTGATCATCGGAGGTGTCTTTTATGCCCGGCCCATGCGCCGCAAGGCCTATCAGACCATGCTGGACCCGCTGGAAGAACGATTTGGCCAACGGATTACCGGAGTACTATTTATCCCGGCACTGCTGGGTGAAGTATGCTGGGCTGCAGCTATCCTCACTGCGCTGGGCACCACTTTCTCGGTCATCATGGATCTGCCCTACAATCAAGCCATGATCGCCTCCGGTATCCTGGTACTGATCTACACAAGTCTAGGCGGTTTGTGGTCTGTGGCAGTGACGGACCTGGTACAACTTATTTTTATCCTGGGTGGGCTGATTCTCGTACTGCCTTTCGCCTTTCATCAGGCTGGTGGCTGGAAGACCGTAGACCAGAATTACCTGGAACACATGGGTTCGGCGGCAAAGTTTTTCCCCAATCGTTCAAACGTCGGCCCCCTGATTGGCTATTGGCTGGACAGCGGGCTCCTGCTCATATTCGGTGGGATACCCTGGCAAGTATATTTCCAGCGGGTATTGGCGGCGAAGAATGAAGAGGTGGCCATGCGGCTATCCATCGGGGCAGGATTCATTTGCCTCCTGGCTGCCATACCGGCGATATTGATCGGTATGATTGCGAATACGACCGACTGGAGCATTTTCGGAGTCCAGTTCAACAATCCATCGTTAAGTTTGCCTCTGGTGATCCGCTACTTAACACCAAGCTGGGTGGCCGTTGTAGGCCTCGGAGCAATACTGGCGGCCGTCACCTCCTCCATGGATTCATCCATGCTTTCGGCTTCATCCATGTTCTCCTGGAATATCCTGAAACCGCTTTCCCGGAAGCCGGTATCCATCAATAAGTCGGTTCGAATATCCATTTGGGTGATCGGTCTGGTGACCGTATTTATAGCCCTGAAGGTGGACAGCATCTATGCATTGTGGTTCCTCTGCAGCGACCTGGTTTACTGCCTGCTCTTTCCGGCCCTGACGCTGGCTTTATTCGATCCGAAAACCAACCGCCACGGCATCGTTGCCGGACTAATCGTTTCCCTGATCATACGATCCAGCGGAGGAGAACCATTATTGCATATTGATTCCTGGTATCCCTACACCCATTCGGCTGACGGTATTATCCTATGGCCATTCAAATCCACTGCTACCATTGCCAATTTCCTGGTGGCTATGTCCGTTTCGCGTATGCTTCATCGGACTAATAATGCCAGCGTGACCGCGTAA
- a CDS encoding CDP-alcohol phosphatidyltransferase family protein encodes MRKLLAWAVHVFTASGLILCFFSLVALSQADYRMAFIWLYSALIVDGFDGMMARAAKVTKYLPTIHGKIMDHLIDFISYAFLPAYFFYVSGLLPDAWKWAGAGIILISSILYYAKEGMVSSDYYFVGFPVLWNLVGFYLLFVFHFAPETNLILIVVFGILHFVPLKYAYPSRMLGFRKLAWVLTLSGLISAAIVIWGYPQEYPLLQWLLIGVLVGFSTLVVLASRKFGGDAGTPS; translated from the coding sequence ATGAGAAAACTTCTCGCGTGGGCAGTCCACGTATTTACGGCGTCCGGTCTGATCCTCTGCTTTTTCAGTTTGGTAGCTCTGAGCCAGGCAGACTACCGGATGGCATTCATCTGGCTTTACAGTGCATTGATTGTTGATGGATTTGATGGGATGATGGCCCGCGCCGCCAAGGTCACCAAGTACCTCCCAACAATTCATGGTAAGATCATGGACCACCTGATAGACTTCATCAGTTATGCCTTTCTGCCGGCTTATTTTTTTTATGTGAGCGGCCTGCTGCCCGATGCCTGGAAATGGGCAGGTGCAGGCATCATTTTGATCAGTTCCATTCTGTATTATGCCAAGGAAGGCATGGTGAGCTCAGATTATTACTTCGTGGGCTTTCCGGTCCTATGGAACCTGGTTGGATTCTACCTTCTGTTTGTATTTCATTTTGCTCCGGAAACCAATTTGATCCTGATCGTTGTTTTCGGTATCCTGCATTTTGTCCCCTTGAAGTATGCCTATCCTTCCAGGATGCTCGGATTCCGGAAGCTGGCCTGGGTCCTGACGCTGAGCGGACTCATTTCAGCGGCCATAGTGATCTGGGGGTATCCGCAGGAATATCCATTGTTGCAATGGTTGCTCATCGGGGTTTTGGTCGGATTTTCAACACTCGTCGTCCTGGCTTCCAGAAAGTTTGGCGGAGATGCCGGCACACCTTCCTGA
- a CDS encoding DUF2130 domain-containing protein produces the protein MHTPVQQIICPHCGEVIKIEEALAHQLNEQVKLEIKQHRLKLEAAHAQRAKDLEQQEEAFEAKKKQLNDLFRERLEKEKALIRDQMKQEVHLQYESQVKSQNEELQTLMQQVHQLRSKEIELEQMKRRMELQRKEIELEYEKQMHERQRDLEVALSKRISEEMELKIREKDKQLEDQRRLIQEMQRKADQGSMQLQGEVQETAIEEWLRIQFPLDEIVEIKKGVRGADCLQIVHTRQQKNAGTIYYESKRTKEFQGGWLEKFKSDMIQSNADVGILVTQTLPKDMERLGERSGVWICTFEEFKSLSYILRQTLIKINEVADHQKNKGDKMVMLYDYLTSNEFKMKMESIVDGFTQMHEDLQKEKNAMLRLWKQREKQIQKVLINTTEMYGDIKGIAGQSIPNVRQLELPIHDQDVFSLEDDENED, from the coding sequence ATGCACACACCGGTTCAGCAAATTATTTGCCCACATTGTGGAGAAGTCATTAAGATTGAAGAAGCACTGGCCCATCAGTTGAATGAACAGGTTAAGTTGGAAATCAAGCAGCACCGTCTAAAACTGGAAGCAGCACACGCACAACGGGCGAAAGATCTTGAACAGCAGGAAGAAGCCTTCGAAGCCAAAAAGAAGCAACTCAATGATTTATTCCGCGAGCGGCTGGAAAAAGAAAAAGCCCTCATACGAGATCAGATGAAGCAGGAAGTTCATCTGCAATACGAATCCCAGGTCAAATCCCAGAACGAGGAGTTGCAGACCCTGATGCAGCAAGTCCACCAGTTGCGAAGCAAAGAAATCGAGCTGGAACAGATGAAACGACGGATGGAATTGCAGCGTAAGGAGATCGAACTGGAATACGAGAAGCAGATGCATGAACGTCAGCGCGACCTGGAAGTTGCCTTGAGTAAGCGGATCTCGGAAGAAATGGAGCTTAAGATCCGCGAGAAGGACAAACAGCTGGAAGACCAGCGCAGGCTGATTCAGGAAATGCAGCGAAAAGCAGATCAGGGATCCATGCAACTACAGGGTGAGGTGCAGGAAACCGCCATTGAGGAATGGCTCAGGATACAATTTCCACTTGATGAGATCGTTGAGATTAAAAAAGGGGTGCGGGGTGCTGACTGCCTCCAGATCGTACATACACGCCAGCAGAAAAATGCCGGTACCATCTACTACGAAAGCAAGCGCACCAAAGAGTTTCAGGGCGGGTGGCTGGAGAAATTCAAATCCGATATGATCCAGAGCAATGCAGACGTAGGCATCCTGGTCACCCAGACACTTCCCAAAGATATGGAGCGCCTGGGCGAACGGTCCGGAGTGTGGATCTGTACCTTCGAGGAGTTCAAAAGTTTATCCTATATCCTTCGACAAACACTGATCAAGATCAATGAAGTTGCCGATCACCAGAAAAACAAAGGTGATAAGATGGTGATGCTCTACGATTATCTCACCAGCAATGAATTCAAAATGAAAATGGAGAGTATCGTGGATGGGTTTACCCAGATGCATGAAGACCTTCAAAAGGAGAAAAATGCGATGCTGCGTCTCTGGAAACAGCGGGAAAAGCAAATTCAGAAAGTGCTCATCAATACCACTGAGATGTATGGAGATATCAAAGGAATAGCTGGCCAGTCGATCCCCAATGTGCGTCAACTGGAGCTTCCGATCCATGATCAGGATGTTTTCAGCCTGGAAGATGATGAAAATGAGGATTAG
- a CDS encoding universal stress protein — MATPIFKHALVGLELSGVDTRVLEFLHFFDKHGMLEKTAFMHVVPWEFTYFSGENPASWNMDDLRKQVEQQIQDELLVYYPDCIHKCENIIVQPGDPLTEMMHVARDTDTQLLVIGQKAGTSSHGILAKNLVRKTPSHALIVPELSQTKVRRICVPVDFSEASTTAFNLAQQIAKHLPGEVQIDLLHIYENPNISAYKSLHVPQQMKAYLVESKQQAASDFIQKYADPALKITTYLAERKLFGIGSDIYHWALEHAADLLVMGAKGHSTLDLLLLGSVTEKLMSVNERIPTLIVK, encoded by the coding sequence ATGGCAACTCCAATTTTCAAGCATGCATTGGTAGGACTTGAATTATCCGGTGTCGATACGCGGGTGCTTGAGTTCCTGCATTTTTTTGATAAACATGGAATGCTGGAAAAGACAGCATTCATGCATGTTGTTCCATGGGAATTCACCTATTTTTCTGGTGAAAATCCTGCATCATGGAACATGGATGACCTGAGGAAACAAGTCGAACAACAGATCCAGGATGAGCTGCTGGTTTATTACCCGGATTGCATCCATAAATGTGAGAACATCATCGTTCAACCAGGCGACCCGCTTACGGAAATGATGCATGTAGCCAGGGACACGGATACCCAGTTGCTCGTAATCGGGCAGAAAGCCGGAACATCGTCCCACGGCATTCTGGCGAAAAACCTGGTCCGTAAAACGCCTTCTCACGCCCTGATCGTCCCGGAATTGAGTCAGACCAAGGTCAGGAGGATATGTGTGCCGGTCGATTTCTCCGAAGCATCCACCACTGCATTCAATCTGGCCCAGCAGATTGCCAAACACCTGCCGGGAGAAGTTCAGATTGACCTGCTTCACATCTATGAGAATCCCAATATCAGCGCCTATAAATCACTGCATGTGCCGCAGCAAATGAAGGCTTATCTGGTCGAGTCCAAACAACAGGCCGCATCGGATTTTATTCAGAAGTATGCGGACCCGGCTTTAAAAATCACGACCTATCTGGCAGAGCGTAAACTCTTTGGCATCGGTTCGGACATTTATCACTGGGCGCTGGAACATGCCGCCGACCTGCTGGTGATGGGCGCTAAAGGACATTCGACGCTTGACTTGCTTCTCCTCGGGAGTGTCACAGAAAAGCTGATGTCTGTCAACGAACGTATACCAACGTTGATTGTTAAATGA
- a CDS encoding alpha/beta hydrolase — translation MEPQLEVFDGYYIPQLFRYRSIRVLLPRNYFQDQDRRYPVIYMPDGQNLFDEETATYGHWKLREVVEKLPLRRQAILVGIDHAGTERINEYAPYTRGTSGGLGHATLEFYVDTVKPWVDSMYRTLPGREHTGIVGSSMGGLLAYYAAFEFNDVFGSAGVLSPSLWFNPAVLDLPLRIQGPRCKVYLAGGIHEMRGMEQALQLAKKVIQEAGYSDSELTVNMRTHAAHNEAYWGREFKHFMEWFFAEDQ, via the coding sequence ATGGAACCACAGCTTGAAGTCTTTGATGGATATTACATTCCACAGTTGTTTCGGTATCGATCCATCCGCGTATTGCTGCCCAGAAATTACTTTCAGGATCAGGATCGCCGCTATCCGGTCATTTACATGCCCGACGGTCAAAATTTATTTGACGAGGAAACGGCAACCTATGGTCATTGGAAATTGAGAGAGGTTGTTGAAAAACTGCCGCTACGTCGGCAAGCCATCCTGGTAGGCATCGATCATGCCGGTACCGAGCGGATCAATGAATATGCACCTTATACCCGTGGTACCAGTGGAGGACTGGGCCACGCAACCCTGGAGTTTTATGTGGATACGGTCAAGCCATGGGTCGATTCGATGTACAGAACCCTGCCTGGTCGGGAACATACAGGTATTGTCGGTTCTTCCATGGGAGGCTTATTGGCCTATTACGCTGCATTTGAGTTCAATGATGTTTTTGGGAGCGCCGGCGTGCTTTCACCATCATTATGGTTTAATCCGGCCGTCCTGGATTTACCGTTGCGCATTCAGGGGCCCCGCTGTAAAGTATACCTGGCTGGCGGCATTCATGAAATGCGTGGTATGGAACAAGCATTACAATTGGCAAAGAAAGTGATCCAGGAAGCCGGGTATTCAGACTCAGAACTCACCGTAAATATGCGTACCCATGCAGCGCATAACGAAGCATACTGGGGACGTGAATTCAAACACTTTATGGAGTGGTTCTTTGCAGAGGACCAATAA
- a CDS encoding group III truncated hemoglobin, whose protein sequence is MPIKTITEPEDIRLLVHTFYDKLMVDEVVGHFFTKVVPIDLSEHLPIICRFWEAMLLDNPVYQGNPMTKHLVMDGISPLEPEHFQRWLALWEETIDEHFAGANAEKAKERANNIALLMQHKVSMRRKTSDLG, encoded by the coding sequence ATGCCAATCAAAACCATTACTGAGCCGGAGGATATCCGGTTATTGGTCCACACCTTTTACGACAAACTCATGGTAGATGAGGTGGTGGGACATTTTTTTACTAAAGTGGTTCCAATTGATCTGTCCGAGCATTTACCGATCATCTGCCGGTTTTGGGAAGCTATGTTGCTGGATAATCCCGTTTACCAGGGTAATCCGATGACCAAACATCTGGTAATGGATGGGATTTCACCGCTTGAACCGGAACATTTTCAGCGCTGGCTTGCTCTGTGGGAGGAGACAATTGATGAGCACTTTGCCGGGGCCAATGCTGAAAAAGCCAAAGAAAGGGCCAACAACATTGCTTTACTCATGCAGCATAAAGTCTCGATGCGCCGCAAGACTTCCGACCTGGGGTAA
- a CDS encoding universal stress protein, protein MKNILIATDFSDNARNAWKYAWKRFGPKARYHIAHIVTPVYEPADIPVISAVATQNKREVASTLLDKWIHEIQLEHQGDDLTIQSILEVGSPASTIVEKADEINADCILMGTQGEHSRLDRWLGTISMQVVDLAETPLWLVPSGYKPEGLNTAVYASDLQASDPFYIWEAIQIMDPEQPILKCVHIGHRNPDDEHKWGQIQQLFTERSPTIQTQFQWLETTQQDIATQLLEYVQWNEANLLVLYSPHRNWLQRLFHRSIVHDFEGHMTVPVLIVR, encoded by the coding sequence ATGAAAAACATACTGATTGCTACCGATTTTTCTGACAATGCCCGCAACGCCTGGAAATATGCGTGGAAGCGCTTCGGACCCAAGGCACGCTATCATATCGCACACATTGTTACGCCTGTATACGAGCCGGCGGATATACCGGTCATTTCGGCAGTAGCTACCCAAAATAAACGTGAAGTAGCATCCACCTTGCTGGATAAGTGGATTCATGAAATACAGCTTGAACATCAGGGGGATGATCTTACTATTCAATCCATACTAGAGGTTGGCAGTCCGGCTTCTACGATCGTTGAAAAAGCAGACGAGATCAATGCCGACTGCATCCTGATGGGAACCCAGGGTGAACACTCCCGGCTGGACCGGTGGCTGGGCACCATCTCCATGCAGGTAGTGGATCTTGCCGAAACACCCCTGTGGCTGGTTCCCTCCGGTTATAAACCAGAAGGACTCAACACGGCTGTTTATGCATCGGATCTTCAGGCTTCGGATCCTTTCTACATCTGGGAGGCCATTCAGATCATGGACCCGGAACAGCCCATCCTCAAATGTGTGCATATTGGCCACCGCAACCCGGACGATGAACATAAGTGGGGACAGATCCAGCAACTTTTTACGGAACGCAGTCCTACCATCCAAACCCAGTTCCAATGGTTGGAGACGACACAACAAGATATTGCAACTCAGCTGCTCGAATACGTACAATGGAATGAAGCTAACCTGCTGGTGCTGTATTCGCCGCATCGTAACTGGCTCCAACGGTTGTTCCACAGAAGCATTGTTCATGATTTTGAAGGCCATATGACCGTACCAGTCCTGATCGTGCGGTAA
- a CDS encoding mechanosensitive ion channel has product MQRNIPNLIKLILLIGLMFLDIFLQDLGIENERFRDVLDKAIQYGMVVLFLQLLLAMVKWNYLRRKGPGAKSDNVVVGLQNVYFIIVTLFTLLTIAGFWFDIWHLLTSLTVVAAAIAIISKDYLSEIISGIIITFSHEVRINDYIRVGDQKGKIIDITLTKIAMLNDDDDVIYIPNNQVYSSQIINYTQRELKKVNIEFETPVEVVGRIEDLELDLIHELDEFDHLIVKDSYWLKVVDIKRDHLSFKFSYVLKQLNRDHETQIRKKTVRKVVDFINSRQIEQSASDLHE; this is encoded by the coding sequence ATGCAGCGGAATATACCAAACCTGATCAAGTTGATCCTGTTAATCGGATTGATGTTTCTGGACATCTTCCTTCAGGATTTGGGCATAGAGAACGAACGCTTTCGTGATGTGCTGGACAAAGCCATTCAGTATGGCATGGTGGTCCTGTTTCTTCAGCTGTTACTGGCCATGGTAAAGTGGAACTACCTGAGGAGGAAGGGACCTGGTGCAAAAAGCGATAACGTTGTCGTAGGGCTACAGAATGTCTATTTCATCATTGTCACCCTGTTTACGTTATTGACCATCGCTGGATTTTGGTTTGACATCTGGCATCTGCTGACCTCCTTGACTGTAGTGGCTGCCGCCATAGCAATCATCTCAAAAGATTATCTGTCCGAAATCATCTCCGGGATCATCATCACTTTTTCACATGAAGTAAGGATCAACGATTATATCAGGGTAGGGGATCAAAAAGGCAAGATCATTGACATCACCCTAACGAAAATCGCGATGCTGAATGATGACGACGACGTCATTTACATCCCCAATAATCAGGTCTATTCTTCCCAGATCATCAACTATACCCAGCGGGAACTAAAAAAGGTAAACATTGAATTCGAGACACCGGTAGAAGTCGTCGGCCGTATCGAAGACCTGGAGCTGGATCTGATCCATGAGCTGGATGAATTTGACCATTTGATTGTCAAGGATAGTTATTGGCTAAAAGTGGTAGATATCAAGCGGGATCATCTGAGTTTTAAATTCAGTTATGTATTGAAGCAACTTAACCGGGATCATGAAACCCAGATCCGTAAAAAGACGGTTCGTAAGGTGGTGGATTTCATCAACTCCCGGCAGATAGAACAAAGTGCCTCCGACCTGCACGAATAA
- a CDS encoding DUF4260 domain-containing protein, with amino-acid sequence MKQLLRLEEASLFLLSWYFFTSAGFAWWWFLVWLLAPDLSMIGYLVNPQVGAYLYNFVHHKGLAVVLILIGTISLSPLLAAAGWLLLGHSSMDRVFGYGLKYITDFKDTHLGRIGEAGHTLGN; translated from the coding sequence ATGAAGCAACTTCTCAGGCTTGAAGAGGCCAGTTTGTTTCTACTCAGTTGGTATTTTTTTACTTCTGCCGGCTTTGCCTGGTGGTGGTTCCTGGTTTGGCTGCTTGCGCCAGACTTGTCCATGATCGGGTACCTGGTCAATCCGCAGGTCGGGGCTTATCTCTATAATTTTGTACATCATAAAGGTTTGGCCGTGGTATTGATCCTGATCGGCACCATCAGTCTTTCTCCGCTGCTTGCTGCAGCCGGATGGTTGTTGCTGGGACACAGCAGTATGGATCGGGTATTTGGTTATGGTCTTAAATACATCACGGATTTTAAAGACACCCATCTGGGAAGGATTGGTGAAGCAGGTCATACGTTAGGAAATTGA